DNA sequence from the Sulfurimonas sp. HSL3-7 genome:
ATCAGTACTTTTTTCTTTTTCTGCTCTTTAAGATAGGTGGCAAGCTTCCCGGTCGTTGTTGTCTTACCGGAACCCTGCAGACCTGTCATCAGGATGACAGTCGGCGGGTTTGGCGCGAAGACAAAACCGCGGTTACCCTTGACATCCAAAATAGCATTAAGGCTCTCTTGCATTGCAGAAAGGAACTGGTCTTTTCCGATTCCGGCCATTTTGGTCTTATGTTCGACCTCAGCGATGAGAGAACGTACGACACTGTGGTGTACGTCGGCTTTCAACAGTGACTTTTTAAGCTCGTCAAGGGCTTTTTTAAGTGCCTTTTCATCATCATGAAAACGGATTTTCTTAATAGCTGATGTAAACGAATCGGTCAATGTTTCAAACACGCGATCTCTCCTTTTTTTTATTATTCAGTTCAACATTAAGAATGCTGCTAGAAAAAGTAGCGGATTATATCCAAAACATACTTTACTGTTGCTTTCAATAAAACTTAAGGCCTTTTGCAACAACGATACCGTTCTGTTTCGGATCAATATGGAGGGAGCAATATTCGTGATACACTCTTGCAATGCAAACATATAGGGATCAATACCATTTCAGGTATCTCACTGCTGCAGATAAGAAAACTTCCAGGATTCGTTATAAGGGCTTAGATGCGTTACAATCCACCTTGTTTTCCCTCCATTGACAACAGATTGTTTTGACACGGTATTCCGGCTCACCTGTGCAAAGTCAAAAATAGAGTCTAGAATTCGGATTTCTCTTGATAGAGAAGGACCAGAAGGTCATAAACTTTCTGGATAGTGACCGGTTTATGGATCTCCGCATCCAATATATCAAGTGTCTCTTCGATAGTGTGTCTGAATTCTTGGTTTTTATTTAGCGAGACCACTTTAATTTCCCTTGACGACTTGATCTCTTGCAGCTTTTTGACCAGGTTATGCGAGTAATAACGCTCTTGTATCACCACCAAATCGTAGTCATCGAGCATCTCCAGCGCACCGAAAAGCTCTTTCGATGAGAGGACATCAACCTCATTTTTAAAATAGGCAAACATGTTTTTTTCAGCCAGAGCAGACTCTTTGTGATCATCCACAATCAGGATGCTGTGTTCAATCATGGTTTTGGAAGGAAGACGGTGATATCTCATTTCGCTTGGATTGAGCATATGCAGCTTCAAGTTGATCACGAACATACTGTCGTTATGATTATAAAGTTCGAAGGTAATATCGCCCTGCATCAAACGGGCATACTCTCTTGCCAGATAAAGTTCCAGTCCGAATGGCGGGGTCTCATTGATAAAAGGGGTGAAGATATCGAGATTCTCTTCTTGATAATTATGCCGTGCATACGGAATATGGAACTCTAAATGAACCGATTCATCACCGAGGTTTAACCGTTTAATACGCATCTCTATGACATAAGAACTGCTTTTCAGAACAACACTTTGGAGGACAAAGAAAAGCATATCTGTTATTCGATCTGCATCACCGATAAGTTGAGCAGGCACGTTGGCATTTATATCAAATACGACCTCGAAATTACGCTCTTCTTCGAGGGCATGCAACTTAGCAGTTACTGCCTCTAAAACCGTATTAAAATCAAAAGAGCCTGTCTTGACCTCGAGCTTGCCCGATTTCAGTTCTATGTACCCTTGGTAGAGAGGCATGCAGCGTTCACGTTCTTCTGGTGAGACATGATGTTCATTGAACAGGGTTTCCAAAGCCTGATCCAGTGGATCGTCACCCGTTGAAGCCTCTTTTTGAACGCTATCGACTTTCGACGACACCTTTGCTTTTTTTGGCTTGTGCTGAACAGGGAAACTACCGTTTTCCCCTTGCAACGATGCCTTGACCCTCAATATACGAAGGATGAACGGCATCGCGATCAGGAACAATACAACAAAAACGACAATTTTCAGAATAAAGATATTCTCTTCTACTCTTATCTCTTGTAACGTTTTTTGGGCATAAAGCTGTACCGAAAGTAACAGAGCAAAGAGTACAAACAGAAATCGCATGATCACATCCACTATGAGTTATTGATTTTTAATCTTAACATACACTTATTTCAACCAGCTTAATACTGGAAAGGTGCCGTAAAATCATGAAGAGTAGTGGGCAAAGATCTTCGGTTCATCGGCAACAAAAGTCTTGCCGAGCAGTACCACTTTTTTTGCATGCAGCATCACGCGCGTGCTTCGCTTGGCACCATAAAGTTCATCGCCGACAATTGGATACCCGATCGAACGCAGATGGACACGGATCTGATGCGTACGCCCCTCCTGGATCACTACTTTGACCTTGGAGTATTTACCTACGACCTCCATAGGTGTCACCTCGGTGTGGGCCGGTTTCCCCTTTGGCGAGATCTTGGAATAGGCTTTGTTGTGACGTTTTTCCGTCAATATCGCCTTGTCGATCACCTCGGGCTCGGTAAACATCCCCTCAACCCAGGCCGTATACTCTTTATAAACATTATGTTTCTTGAATTCACTGATAGCTTTATGGCGGAACTCCTCATTTTTGACCAGGATCAGGACTCCGCTTGTCTCGCGGTCAAGACGATGCAGCAGCTTTGCTCCCGGAAACTGATGCTCAACTTCATCTGCATTAAGAAACGCCGGTTTATTGACCACGATAAGATCATCATCTTCGTAGATAGGTACGACTTTGGCAACCTCGGAGACCTTGAATGTTGACTTCAACGGCAGTTCTCCGCGTGCTACCATCACCTTTTTATTGCCGACATAGACCAGACCGCGATCAATAAGCGCCTTTGCCTGGGAGTTGGAGATGGACTCTTGCAGCGCTAAAAGCTTATACGCCTTTTCCATCTTCTCACTGCTTTTTACTGCTCTGGCTGCACTCTCCTGTACAAACTCATCACCCATCTTTTCACTGCTCTTTTTGCTGACAGGCGCCTTTTTGGAACGCTTGCTGTCTGCTTTTGCAAAAGCTTTGGCCCTTACCTTGGCTTTGCCTTCCTCTTTTTTGTTTTTTGCACGTTGCTGGCTTGCAATACTTTTTTTACTGTTATTCATAATCTGCCTTCATCTCGTCATATTTTTACGAAGTTTTATTGGTTTAAATAGTTAATTATACTCTCTAAATCGATCTTTTCATCCATAAAGGAGGCGTCCATCGATCTTGCTTTGTGCAGGGCCTTCAATATCTCCGTTGGTTCGACCTCTTGCACATTGTGCACATACTTGAAAAGTTCCTGCTGCATAAAAGCATGTTTTCCCGTAATGATCTTGCACCCGAAACGGGCAGGTTCCAGTGGATTGTGTCCGCCTACATCGGCCCTGAACGCACCCCCTAAAACAGCGACATCGCTGATGGCATAGACATTGTTCAACTCACCCATCGCATCGACCAGGATGATATCGGCTTCGAAATCCTCTTTTTCGCTCCAGCGCGACAGTGTCTGATCATCCTTCTTCATTGCTAAAAGCAGTCCGTAAACGCGTTCGAAACGTTCCGGATGACGGGGGACGACAATCAGTTTTGAGCGGTGCTCTTCGCTGTAGTTCAGATAGGCCTCAACAATCGCGCGCTCTTCGCCCTCATGGGTGCTTGCAGCAACAATAATCTCGGAAGAAGGTTTTTCGTAACGTTTTGTTGCGGTGATCTTTTGCGCCAATTTTATGTTTCCAACCACCTCGATGTTTCTGGCACCCAGCAGCTCAAAACGTTTTTTGTCCGCCTCGCTTTGACAGAAAATCTTGTCCGTACGCGCAAACAGACGCCGGTAAAACCAATCCAGCTTACG
Encoded proteins:
- a CDS encoding RNA pseudouridine synthase is translated as MNNSKKSIASQQRAKNKKEEGKAKVRAKAFAKADSKRSKKAPVSKKSSEKMGDEFVQESAARAVKSSEKMEKAYKLLALQESISNSQAKALIDRGLVYVGNKKVMVARGELPLKSTFKVSEVAKVVPIYEDDDLIVVNKPAFLNADEVEHQFPGAKLLHRLDRETSGVLILVKNEEFRHKAISEFKKHNVYKEYTAWVEGMFTEPEVIDKAILTEKRHNKAYSKISPKGKPAHTEVTPMEVVGKYSKVKVVIQEGRTHQIRVHLRSIGYPIVGDELYGAKRSTRVMLHAKKVVLLGKTFVADEPKIFAHYSS
- the waaA gene encoding lipid IV(A) 3-deoxy-D-manno-octulosonic acid transferase, which gives rise to MMKPFTLLYFLIATLLYLIALPFLLLLSFKTKYRESLPARFFLKENPRFKKKDIWFHVCSLGEARALKPVLEKLQEREISISTITHTGHAEALKYEAEVRYLPFESLLPFWVGKHKMLVVLEAEFWYLLFAVARAKGAKVVLLNARMTERSFPKYRKLDWFYRRLFARTDKIFCQSEADKKRFELLGARNIEVVGNIKLAQKITATKRYEKPSSEIIVAASTHEGEERAIVEAYLNYSEEHRSKLIVVPRHPERFERVYGLLLAMKKDDQTLSRWSEKEDFEADIILVDAMGELNNVYAISDVAVLGGAFRADVGGHNPLEPARFGCKIITGKHAFMQQELFKYVHNVQEVEPTEILKALHKARSMDASFMDEKIDLESIINYLNQ